The Magallana gigas chromosome 6, xbMagGiga1.1, whole genome shotgun sequence genome includes the window aatctgtaaaattcacactttaatctgtaaaatttacacttaatctgtaaaattcacactttaaagtgtaaaattcacactttaatctgtaaattcacactttaatctgtaaaatttcacactttaatctgtaaattttaactttaatctgtaaattttacactttaatgtgtataattcacactttaatctgtaaattttacactttaatctgtaaattttacactttaaagtgtaaaattcacactttaaagtgtaaaatttacacactaTCTTGTAAAATTGGCtcatatatacacatacattgGAGAGTATTTATCATTTCTGATGGTTTGATCGAAGCATTAAcgactgaaatattttaattagcaaatatttcaaactttgtcTTCAATACAGTGACATCATTACAcagtgatatttaaaaaaaaaccgtggATTTTTCAAATAGGTATCAGTGGTTTTATGCCTCGGCTTTCTTCCACTTTTATGATGATTTaccaataaaaataacaaatagtgTTGAATTACTGATCATTCAAAGAATATACATTATGTAGCATTCTGTCTAAACCTCGATTTAGCATATGTACGTTCAGTACTTTGAGGTGTGTACGTACTACAAAaacttgattaaataaaattgtactgtatacaaatgaataaaattgatgCTTTAAACTGGTAAAAGTCTTGTATACATTTAGCAGGCTTGAAGACTGTGTATTTGCATAAAAGTGAACAAAAAGTCAAAACCCCAAAACATTGTTACAGataattctacattttatgtTGCGGCCaccatataaatataattatgtggcggccggcTGGCCGTCAGATAAATTAGTGGTGATCGCTACTTTTTAGTCCATTGAATTATcacttttttcagtttttgcGAAACTTTTAATCTGATTGAAAAAGACGAGGGAAACAGCTTGCATTATAAGAAGCCCTTAGCGTTGAACATTTTTTTGGCCATGTGACACTGATACATTTTGTCTaagagaattaaattataaatgtttcagtttttgaaaaattgaatactgTTAATGAGAACTCATTTCTCGATtgcaatgtttattattaaaGCAAGATCAAAGAAATGTCggacatttgattaaaacaacCATGTGGTGTTGACATagtattttacagattaatgtgtGATTTTAACAGATTAATGTGTGATTTTAACAGATTAATGTGTGATTTTAACAGATATATGTGTGAagtttacagattaaagtgtgaattttacactttaaagtgtgaattttacagattaaagtgtaaaatttacagattaaagtgtgaattttacactttaaagcgtgaattttacagattaaagtgtgaattttacagattaaagtgtaaaatttacagattaaagtataaattttacagattaaagtgtaaaatttacagattaaagtgtaaattttacagattaaagtgagaattttacactttaaagtgtgaattttacagattaaagtgtgaattttacagattaaagtgtgaattttacactttaaagtgtgaattttacagattaaagtgtaaattttacacattaaagtgtaaattttacactttaaagtgtgaattttagagattaaagtgtaaattttacagattaaagtgtaaattgacagattaaagtgtaaaatttacagattaaagtgtaaattttacagattaaagtttgaattttacactttaaagtgtgaattttacaaattaatgtgtgaattttacagattaaagtgtgaattttacagattaaagtgtgaattttacagattaaaatgtaaaatttacagatttaagtgtataatttacagattaaagtgtaaattttacacttcaaagtgtgaattttatagattaaattgtgaattttacactttaaagtgtgaattttacagattaaagtgtaaattttacactttaaagtgtgaattttacagattaaattgtgaattttacagattaatgtgtaaaatttacagattaaagagtaaattttacactttaaagtgtgaattttacagattaaagtgtaaattttacagattaaagtgtaaaatttacagattaaagcggaaattttacagattaaagtgtgaattttacagattaaagtgtaaaatttacagattaaagtgtaaattttacagattaaagtgtgaattttacactttaaagtgtaaattttacagattaacgaggctggggggggggggggggtgggggtggctGCCATATTAAAGAGTTTTTATCTCTacacaaaaaagattttcactttAATGTTCTATAACTCTTACATCGTActgaaattgtttttgaaaaaaatggatATGATGGTactgaagaattatttaaagaGTCAATTGATGGTAACCAAGGGATACAAGAtgccaaaaaatcattttagctGTTTTTCAGCACCTTTTTTACTATTCAAAGGGAGGTAACTTGTAAAactccaaatattttgttcaaatattttctttctttttattttttttttaatttcaccatcaaaaatcttttttaatgctCAATCTTTATTACATATGTAATGATTATTGTCATGTTAAAAGGAAATAATTTTGTggctactttttttttctttacatatttgcatttgtgtgtcaaatatgttttttgctaaaattgtaaaaaaaaaatttataacaaataatgttaagtttttgttattgtgtttatttttagtgATGTTATTGGTATCTTTTTTAAGCcttaaataattttccatatatttttcatattttttttttttacataatgtgcAAGTGTTTTAGATGcaataaatgatgaaattaaCGATGATTGTGATGTAATCTTTcacattaaaatgtaaattaagagTATATGAGACATTTCTGCAAATTTGGTGAAATTTGGAGACAATATTTTTGGaccccccagcctccttaaagtgtgaattttacagattaaagtgtaaaatttacagattaaagtgtaaattttacagattaaagtgtaaaatttacactttaaagtgtagaaaataaaaaaaatgtgaagtgtatatgtggcactaatacgcttgCGTAATACGGAATATAGGTACAGCGAAAAAAGAATCACATTAAGTAAAGAAGCATATTAAAATATATCCCTCGAAATTAATAAACATGTTTGGAAAATAATTAATCCCCCATAGGCCTATTGATTTGCAACATTAAATCTCAAAATAACCTGgtacaaaaaatatatgtatgacaataaaagatatttatctAAATCCAATTTGCATTACCCTGACTAACCATTCATACCTCATCTTTCctggtacaaaaaaaaatatgtatgacaataaaagatatttatctAAATCTAATTTGCATTACCCTGAATAACCATTCATACCTCATCTTTCTTATAGTGACAGATCTCTCAAACAGCATCACCTACACGGAACAGAAAAAGTCCAAGTCGTGCTTCGAGTACAGCAGCAAGACCCTGGAATTTCCAAAGATCTCATACACCCCCATGACAGCTTATGTCGTGGAGTATACCCCCACAGCATCAGGAACAACACCCCCTACCCCCAGTAAAAACCAGGCACCCCCAGACTACAGTACAGTCCAACCATCAGCTCCGCCCTTCCCATCTAGCGCAGAGAAGTCTTAGATTCAGACTTCTTATCTGGTGTAGGAATAAAAATAGAGAGTGATGGAAAAATTATTGAGAGAGCAGAGTGTGATGACAATTAAGTCACAACAGGaggatatgaaaataataaatatctaCCGTATTTGGGATTCAagaaaagattttgttttttacaataaaactgTAGTGCTAAGTTCATTACAATGTTTATGAAAATTGAACAAGAATTgacatttaataaaaagtttaaatatatatttttcgtgtattttccccctactttaaaattaagaagaaTTAAGAATTGTGAGTTGTGGAATgctataaaaagtatatattgtACAGGCATTTGAACTTGTATTTATGGAATTTGTGGTGAAAGAACACCTTTTGATGCAGGAACAATATAATCTTTGctgttttgtttatgtttgattttaatgaaacatatAAAATGATCTTTAATTTAACAATCTATCATAGACAAAGGTCGCGCTCCGTTCGCAAATTCTTCGTGAGCAAGCAAAAGATTCTATAAAAAGACAATATAATGGCGTAACGACACGAAGCATTCTTGAATACCTTTATTTGATAACAAATGTTTATTCGTATTCATTCCATACCACTGATTGAATTCCTGAATTGTGTGAACAACTTACTCTTTTTCACTCACTTCAACGGGGTGAAGGTAACACGGGGCAAACATAGCTGTAcacatttcattttcttattcaCTCTGTATACTTATATATCTTGTAAAATTTGCACAccaaatttcaaatgaaacttTGTTAGCAATTTACCAGTCATAGACTTGTTAGCAGCAATTCATTTTCGCAACCCCTATGTACTAGTAATTTAAAACCAATACAAGATACCGAAAATCTGATTTGTACCTAGAAATCATCGCTAGGTTGCAAGGTCCTAAGAAATGCTACATAATTTCTTGCTCACTTGTAAAagttcagtgattttttttctttacattgacCTTTCAAAAGTTTATGACTGGCTAGCAACAGGTATATCAAAACCTGTgttgaatttatataaaattgcttATGTCAcaatgaaaaacacaaaaaaactcaaacatatataataatttattcttgATGTGTGATGACAGATATGATTATCTTACAGCCTTCGTTTCTTTAAGAAACATTTGCTACAAATGCCATAACACATTATTAATTAACAACAAGAGCATATTCATTCTAATGAACTAATATATATCCACTCACaatcaaataatattaattaaagacTGGATAGAAAAACATCTCTACAATGTTCATGTTATTCTGAAAAATTACTGTCTGTACGAGAGTTAACATGTATTTCGgctgaatttgaatttaaacgGATTATcctatttacaaaattttaaaaataaataactcgCCCTATCAACAACAGGGAAGGTTGAAATGAAACAATGAAGAAAAGTTATTAATTAttctaataaaataaaaggaaatttaaatttttcaccTTTGCCAAATCTTGtgataaaatttataatgttgTACTTGACCGGTAATCTTTACTTTTGGTGTAATAAATATTAGAGATTAATTTTGGGGAGTCCTATAGATATCATTACATCAATGTAAGGGAGATTACTATTCCTTGAAGATAGGTCCCCCATCAGTTATGAAAACATTTAGTATTGTGAAATCTTAGATAGAGatatcatgtacattttttgtctgaaatttagtacatgtatatagtaaagCTAACTTATGTAATATCTAATAGAGCATCTTACATGCAAGTTTCAAAATTACTTGAGAGAAGGAAAAAAAAGatccaagttttaaaaaatatcagatttatttaataataaatggcactgaaaataaagattttttttcagaagatGTAATATTAAAGCATGGAAAACTTACAAGTATGATACTGGAGAAACACTcctttaattatatttttaaacaaatacacaCTTCTTGGCAGATATGAAGTAATGCTTGTAGGTGTTGTGTTATCTGAAAATGTTTCACATTAACAGAAATGATCTTACCATGTGTTTAAATAACGGGGGAAAAagctataaaaaaaacttgatttttgaACTAACTTGAACAACCCACATTCTGAACAACTAAAAAATTACTTGTATTTCTTGACAAACCGAAACACATAACAAACAATGTCTGTGTCtttcttttagaaattaaatattaattaaaccaTCACAGAAATGATAAGATTTCATAACATTCTAATCATAATATATTCATGCATTATGTTGGTATGATGAAAGCAATTCATCCTCCAAACACTTGTTATTACATCAACAACAGTCATATACCAAGATGAAAaggtaaaatgaaaacaatgatcAGAGTGTGAAAATCACTCatttattaatgaattaattcattaattaccGGTACTCATCTACTTAAAATACAATGAAGATTTATTCATTGCCCGGatttctgtacattttcttaCAGGTTGAAGGACCAATGAAATGAAAGTCAGCTAGGATAATTTGTTtcttccccctttttttttaaatttagagaaaAAGGAGAATATAGCAATAGCGTAAATAATGCACAACAGATTTAAATGCTTAAGGCGCAGTCACTCACTGTTCTAATTAGTCTGTCAATAGGGTATTGTCATGTCATGCATGCATTTAAGGATGCTCATGAGCAACTATAATATGCTCATGAGAGTCCCTGATCAaaacttttatttgattaaCAAACTGAAATTAATGACTTGAAAATCAATACAACTCAATTTGTGAATTTAAAGTCAGGTGGTTTTGGAGGGGGAGCGGAGCTGTAGGACACAAGCTGAATAATCATTGGGTTACACATTACCGGTTTGTCATCAATGTATCATCTACAAAAATTATtacatcaattaaaaataaatctatctAAAATAACAACTCAATTCTATCTAAAAGAAAACTtgtacataaatacaattaactGAAACTTAAGACTTCAAaccaaatttttttgttaaaaaaatcaagaaatgtGTATTACatgaaacatttcataaaatcacTACATGTACTAATGTCTATACAAATTCACAAATTCCTCCTTACTATGATTTACACAGAAGAATATATAGGATGAAccattaaaatttattcatcAAATAATGGCAGAATCTTGTATATAAATTTAACATAATGTATGTGCAGTTAAGCCTTTCCATTGTGTATCTATTCCTTAGAAGAAACACTGACTGTACAGGCTACAAGAGCATCTGATAGGCGAAGTTTAAACTTGgatacttttatttatactgTACTTCAGCTAATGCAAATAACAGGATTGTTGtatattcctaattaaacgaGAGGAATTCACATTTGTGTCCAAGCACAAGGAGAACCCCCTTAACAGAATTTAAAACTTTGCTTTTAATCGTAATTTTCTTCTGATTGAGAACTATATatgaaatgataataaaaatttggTGCTCATAACTTTATATTCTTGTGGTCTAGCTGACACACAACAGTGGAATTGCAGAATTAAGTTCTCACGTAAAACAAAGAATCTACAGTAACATAGCGCAGAAAATTCTGTTAGAAAAGATGACATGTTAGTATTACTTTGCACGTTATATTTcacaacaaaaatgttaatgatGGATTTGTAAGACCATAAGACTGCATCAAATCTACCATTAAAAGCAccaacaatgtacatgtacaatcaaatTGTTAACAAAAAGAGGAGTTAAAGAAGATTGATATGGATTTCTTActgtattttctttaattctaGTCATCACATCTTATAAGAAAGAATGACcaaaaaaagacaaaacaacatgaacaaatacacattttcatttcacCATTGATGCAGTTTTCTAAAAACTAACCGGTTAAACAGATAGcagatacatttcatttttgactTTGGTTCATTAAAGTATACATtaacatcaaaataaacataaagtaaacattcacattaaaaaaaagaagaaagttccatttgaaatcatatttataatgaaatttaaacaatctgtttccaaaaaaatctttgatatctatgcaatattaaaaaaaatatcaacttttaaacacatttttaatttctatgaAATGAGAGGTAATTGTTGTTGACAACAAAAAGCTATCTGGCTGTGATTTATGTTTCTCTTTTAAACCAAAGCTTGAAACCTTTTACCTCCCAAGTCCATTCAACAGACAAAAAAGAGTAAGATTACCAAGATGGAATGTACTCGAAGGATCAAAAACCCCATTAACACCTGTTAAAAAAACCTCAGATCCCACTCTCCTCTTTTCAGGGGGGAGTAGTGATATTTCGAAATTTTATTAAGAGATGCTGCTTATTAAATTCATgaacacaaaatttaaaacagtatGGACGTGAAATAGTATGATCTAAAATCTCTACTCCCTGTAACCCAAACAGAAAGATGTAAAGGAAGGGAGATATTTACTTACCAGGGttgtattttacttttttaatttttagaaaagatagattataaaaataaccacatatatttctttcttaatagTACCAGTAGTTTCCAAGTAATATatagcttaaaaaaaaaaattaattgtatgaTCTTTACTCCATGTATACTCTCAAAGAAAgtcaacaacaaaacatgtaGAGATCATCAACAAAAATTTTCTTAACAGCAATGAATATGCATGTGCACACATATAAACTATAtcatttcactttcaaatttcatgaaatttctttttctcCTTCAGTGGGTCACCTTTTCACACAAGCATACGAAAACGAAAACTTCACAATCACAATTGTTTCTTCAACATCCATCAAAAAATAAACTCTTATTAACAATCATTATATAATCAAgtcattcattaaaaaaaaaaaaaaaaaaagataacttaaaaaaaaaaattcctacaaCTTCATTGCAATCATCCGCCTTCTGAAACTTCTGGATATGTTGGTAAATCCACTATGGTGTATTTTTCTCTAGTTTTATATGAGGGGAATAGCCCCGTTTTCCCTGTTCGGTGGTTCATGCCTTTAGAATAACCATCCCAGTGATTTCCAGCAATGCCCACTAAGTCGCCAGGCTCCAAGTCTATTTCTTTTTCGTTCTGTTTGACATGTTTCTCCACTGCCTCCACACTGTGTCCGTTCTGTCCACCAAAGTAATAAATGTCATCAAGCGACTTAAAGTTGTGGGAGGCGTCACCATGCATGGTCTGCATGATCTCGTAAGCCACGCGACACACctgaaatttatttcaaaagttaatAAAGATGTCAGTTTAGGCCTTTTACTTCAAATGTAACATTCACACAATTACTTTAAAGAAATAGTTCATTGTTTGAAAGGtaagaaaaatgttattctGTGGAACCAAAAACCGCCATCCaggatatatattaaatatgattataaatatgaatgaaaaactGGAAAATGAATTTAGGGTGAAAATTCTGTACACCTCAAGGGTAAAAAGAATTTCTATAagcaatatctaaaaaatttacaatttttagaatacctgaaacaagaaaaacattAGGTCCATGTATTGTACAGGAGGAGCTTATGGAactaatatcaatattttgaaaaaagtgaATCTTACCTGAGATGAAAATGTGCACACTAAATGATCACAGAGGGACAGGAAGTGAATGTCTAGAATAACCCCCCTTAGTGATTCGTCGGAGTAACGCCTGTTCAGTCCAGCTGATAAAGTTGCCGAAGGATCACTGATGAATGTGTAGTCAGGGTAACTGAAAACAGATGAATGTGTAGTCAGGGTAACtgaaaacagattttgaaagatGAAATACAACATGAAAATCCacctataaaaatatttttagcacTGCAATTTTGAAAAACAGTATAATAAATTCCCTGATAATACTGATTTtaattgaaacatttaaaagtcaTCCATTACTCCATTCTTCTCCTAAATCtataaaacttttaactttaCATTCCCAATGATTTGattaagaaatcaaaataatactTCTTTTTAGCCTCTGGTAGAGCTGTAGGGTCATCAGAGGCCAGGAATACCCTGCGCTGAACCCCAGGATTTCTCAGTTCTAATGCACTGAAGTAGTCCTCTACATAAGTCATGTATTCTGCCACTGAATGGAAGGAAGCTTCCGCAGCAAGTTTGTCCGTGCGTCGGATGTGAACTCTGTCAAAACAAAGTCATATCTCATTAAAAATGAACATCacatgcatttaatatattcaaagatAGTTATTTAATGCTGAAAATCTGATActtaaatcatatattttgttaatgaCACGAATAATGAGaaaagtattttcaaaattccacttaaactttttaaaatgttctattttaaaaatatttcttaatcaTAACCTCTTTATTTGTgcagtttataaaaaattttaaaaaatttctttaatgaCTAAAATCTATCAAATTCATAAAAGAGATGAAAAAGAAGAGAAGGAGATGGCAACAGCCCTGCTTTTTCCTCACCCTACTATTGGTCCGGTGAATCCAAGCTTCTGCTTGGCCCTCTCTAACTCCTGCTTCAGATGATCCTGAGGCCTGGTCAGATATTTGATGAACTGTCCAATCCACCAGACTGTCGGATCGCCATGGAGACGAAGCAGACGGTCAGATAAATCTTTGGGAAATGACAAGGGCAGGTAATCTGGACGGGGATGGAGGCTATCTATGATTGGCATTTCAATAACTTGGACATCTTCTATAGTTTTAGGATCTGAAGTTGAATTTGAATCCATCAgttgtaaacatttattaaatttcataaacctgtattATGTAATTAACTacatgtttattcaaatcacaCTTGGAATTAACTTTATTTCTACAATTGTCAAAAAAGTTTTCACACATTATTTCTCCTTCTAACCCTCTCCATGATAGATGAATTTGAACAAATACAGAGCTATTTGAACTACTGTATATTTCACATCTGAAAAAATGTTAGAGAAAATTAATTGCATTAAAAGTTGACAGAGCTTTTAGATTACGACTTTCCACCAACAAAATATCTTTCCCTGAAACTCACCTTTCCAAAAGACTGAGCTAGTTCCAGTTTTGGTCGTGCAGGTGTTACTGATGGGCTGAAACACAGACTCCCACCCAGCCGCAGCGTAGCGCCACCCCTTGGATTCCAGAATCAGGGTGCGGCTGTTAGCGTAGCTGACCATCATACAGTACACCACGTGGTGTAGCTGGCAGCCGTAACCACAGCCCTTGCTCAGATTGCAGACTATCTTCTTGGCGTTACTGCAATCCTTGGGGTTCTAAAACACAAAAAGATCAAATATACATCTGTTAAGATTtcaggttaaaaaaaaccccacaatatGTATTCATTCAAACttttcattgtaaaacttgattacAGTATTAGCTAGTTGATTCTTTTCTGGAAACTTTTCATGGCCAATCTTTACAGAAAATCTTTACCTTGCACTTTAATACAGCTGTAGTATCTATCAATACATTGcacaaacaaatacatgtatataacaactGCACTACTTCGCGTACGTAGATTAATTGATTAGTTACTAACGTactgattgattttaaaacttttctgaGAATTGTACCTGTAGATAGTGAAACCTCCTTTGTACTAAGTTGGTTAATTCTTGGGACTCTTTCTTCCTCCACTCATCCATTCCATCCACAGATTTCAGTTTCAAGAAATCGGAATTCAATGTTCTAAAACAAGACTTTCACATTTATTCATAATTCTGTTAAGGAATTCAATTCACATTTTAGCATTCTGACACAAAATCAACACTTAGTTACAGTAACATCTTCCATTTCATATACCGGTAGCTTCATAAAGTGCTTTACTTTAGTTTTTGACCCCCCCAGGGAATCATTCATTCATACTTTATGTT containing:
- the LOC105346775 gene encoding alpha-(1,6)-fucosyltransferase isoform X2, translated to MRSIERMHQKLSQGTRLSPVGRGGESESEKVRDLQEKLDKMSEKLQNQERGGQGQESQGQARTTGPGEPSKDHEVARRRVENTATEYWYYVRHQLLNLKNEASGNTQLVSHIDKMLGNCQGYQRTLNSDFLKLKSVDGMDEWRKKESQELTNLVQRRFHYLQNPKDCSNAKKIVCNLSKGCGYGCQLHHVVYCMMVSYANSRTLILESKGWRYAAAGWESVFQPISNTCTTKTGTSSVFWKDPKTIEDVQVIEMPIIDSLHPRPDYLPLSFPKDLSDRLLRLHGDPTVWWIGQFIKYLTRPQDHLKQELERAKQKLGFTGPIVGVHIRRTDKLAAEASFHSVAEYMTYVEDYFSALELRNPGVQRRVFLASDDPTALPEAKKNYPDYTFISDPSATLSAGLNRRYSDESLRGVILDIHFLSLCDHLVCTFSSQVCRVAYEIMQTMHGDASHNFKSLDDIYYFGGQNGHSVEAVEKHVKQNEKEIDLEPGDLVGIAGNHWDGYSKGMNHRTGKTGLFPSYKTREKYTIVDLPTYPEVSEGG
- the LOC105346775 gene encoding alpha-(1,6)-fucosyltransferase isoform X1: MKTWKVIVALLALWLLIMIYMSNTVFQPSEGNEVLERELKRTLRELDKLKAQNEEFQKLAKDIRKLSQGTRLSPVGRGGESESEKVRDLQEKLDKMSEKLQNQERGGQGQESQGQARTTGPGEPSKDHEVARRRVENTATEYWYYVRHQLLNLKNEASGNTQLVSHIDKMLGNCQGYQRTLNSDFLKLKSVDGMDEWRKKESQELTNLVQRRFHYLQNPKDCSNAKKIVCNLSKGCGYGCQLHHVVYCMMVSYANSRTLILESKGWRYAAAGWESVFQPISNTCTTKTGTSSVFWKDPKTIEDVQVIEMPIIDSLHPRPDYLPLSFPKDLSDRLLRLHGDPTVWWIGQFIKYLTRPQDHLKQELERAKQKLGFTGPIVGVHIRRTDKLAAEASFHSVAEYMTYVEDYFSALELRNPGVQRRVFLASDDPTALPEAKKNYPDYTFISDPSATLSAGLNRRYSDESLRGVILDIHFLSLCDHLVCTFSSQVCRVAYEIMQTMHGDASHNFKSLDDIYYFGGQNGHSVEAVEKHVKQNEKEIDLEPGDLVGIAGNHWDGYSKGMNHRTGKTGLFPSYKTREKYTIVDLPTYPEVSEGG